The following are encoded together in the Paludisphaera mucosa genome:
- a CDS encoding PQQ-dependent sugar dehydrogenase, giving the protein MNGLGIPTRLSRSLAAATLIAALPSSDASAQDAPATGEYRRAVLAATGDAGRGRRLFEDVARTRCAGCHPVAGKGAALGPDFAGLGGERSEILDSILDPSAKIHPDYVSTVVALTSGRVLQGLVRPAGDAAVEIAVAADQAVRVARADIEEQAPSRVSLMPAGLHEGLAPGETADLLAFLASLAPARSASPREAVDPRDVPRAAVPVAFRPWGDASRPFQRPVWFGPLPGLPGGAVVIEMQRGRLWLLEDEGRRRSPFVDVGAETTPGELTGLTSVAFHPDFVHNRRYFLKLHSPRDGGRLTVRVIERKAALDGLRDSGEPSRPVIDIPVSGETHDGGYMAFGPDGFLYLGMGDDGPQNDPHGRGQDLSTLLGKFLRIDVDRAEGGRAYAVPPDNPFAGRPDARPEIWASGFREPWRFSFDPPSGDLWVGDVGEGQYEEVTIVRAGENHGWNVYEAFHPFSDRYARPDARYVAPVFAYHHRLGVSVTGGYVYRGAKNPALVGKYVFGDFETRRVWAIEQRDRALTSIVEIGRAPDRVVSFGLDSEGEIYVVGLDRGLIHRIDAASADLTPATPAREVLATSRREPVAWRRTEARPPAEWTREGFDDAAWAEAPGGFGSRGTPGAVVRTEWRSRELWLRRGFDLPAGDPSRLALSVHHDEDAEIYLNGVLAARLPGFVADYQEIPISDEARAALRPGGRNLLAVHCRQNGGGQYIDVGIVERPGRPTAAR; this is encoded by the coding sequence ATGAATGGCCTCGGGATACCGACGAGGCTCTCTCGGAGCCTCGCCGCGGCGACCCTGATCGCGGCCCTGCCTTCGTCGGACGCATCGGCCCAGGACGCTCCGGCGACGGGCGAATATCGTCGCGCCGTGCTCGCGGCGACGGGCGACGCCGGCCGCGGCCGCCGGCTGTTCGAGGACGTCGCGCGGACGCGCTGCGCCGGCTGCCATCCGGTCGCGGGCAAGGGCGCGGCCCTCGGCCCCGACTTCGCCGGGCTGGGCGGGGAACGGTCGGAGATCCTGGATTCGATCCTCGACCCCTCGGCGAAGATCCACCCCGACTACGTCTCGACGGTCGTGGCCCTGACGTCGGGCCGGGTCCTCCAGGGGCTAGTTCGACCGGCCGGCGACGCCGCGGTCGAGATCGCGGTCGCCGCCGATCAGGCCGTCCGCGTGGCCCGCGCCGACATCGAAGAGCAGGCCCCCAGCCGGGTCTCCCTGATGCCGGCGGGGCTCCATGAGGGCCTCGCGCCCGGCGAGACGGCCGACTTGCTCGCCTTCCTCGCGTCCCTGGCGCCGGCCCGCTCGGCCTCGCCGCGCGAGGCGGTCGACCCTCGCGACGTGCCCCGCGCGGCCGTCCCGGTCGCCTTCCGACCGTGGGGCGACGCGAGCCGGCCCTTCCAGCGGCCCGTCTGGTTCGGCCCCCTGCCCGGCCTCCCCGGCGGGGCGGTCGTGATCGAGATGCAGCGGGGCCGGCTCTGGCTCTTGGAGGACGAGGGCCGTCGCCGCTCGCCGTTCGTCGACGTCGGCGCCGAGACCACCCCCGGCGAGCTGACCGGCCTCACGAGCGTGGCCTTCCACCCCGACTTCGTCCACAACCGCCGCTACTTCCTCAAGCTGCACAGCCCGCGCGACGGGGGCCGGCTGACCGTCCGCGTGATCGAGCGCAAGGCCGCCCTCGACGGCCTCCGCGATTCGGGCGAGCCGTCCCGGCCCGTGATCGACATCCCCGTCTCGGGCGAGACCCACGACGGGGGGTACATGGCCTTCGGGCCGGACGGCTTCCTGTACCTGGGGATGGGCGACGACGGTCCCCAGAACGACCCTCACGGCCGGGGCCAGGACCTTTCCACCCTCCTCGGCAAATTCCTCCGCATCGACGTCGACCGCGCCGAGGGCGGCCGCGCGTACGCCGTCCCGCCCGACAACCCCTTCGCCGGCCGGCCCGACGCGCGACCGGAGATCTGGGCGTCCGGCTTCCGCGAACCCTGGCGGTTCAGCTTCGACCCGCCCAGCGGCGACCTCTGGGTCGGCGACGTCGGCGAAGGGCAGTACGAGGAGGTGACGATCGTCCGGGCCGGCGAGAACCACGGCTGGAACGTCTACGAAGCCTTCCACCCCTTCTCCGACCGCTACGCCCGGCCCGACGCGCGGTACGTCGCGCCGGTCTTCGCCTATCACCACCGGCTCGGTGTCTCGGTGACGGGCGGCTACGTCTACCGGGGGGCGAAGAACCCGGCGCTGGTCGGCAAGTACGTCTTCGGCGACTTCGAGACTCGCCGAGTCTGGGCGATCGAGCAGCGCGATCGGGCCTTGACCTCGATCGTCGAGATCGGCCGCGCGCCCGACCGGGTCGTCTCGTTCGGGCTGGATTCCGAGGGCGAGATCTACGTCGTCGGCCTGGATCGGGGGCTCATCCACCGCATCGACGCGGCGTCCGCCGACCTCACCCCGGCGACGCCCGCGCGCGAGGTCCTCGCCACGTCCCGGCGGGAGCCCGTCGCCTGGCGTCGCACCGAGGCGCGGCCGCCGGCCGAATGGACGCGCGAGGGCTTCGACGACGCCGCCTGGGCCGAGGCCCCCGGCGGCTTCGGCAGCCGCGGCACGCCAGGCGCGGTCGTCCGCACCGAATGGCGGTCGCGCGAACTCTGGCTCCGCCGCGGCTTCGACCTCCCGGCCGGCGACCCGTCGCGACTCGCCCTCTCGGTCCACCACGACGAGGACGCCGAGATCTACCTCAACGGCGTCCTCGCCGCCCGCCTTCCCGGCTTCGTCGCCGACTATCAGGAGATCCCCATCTCCGACGAGGCCCGCGCCGCGCTGCGGCCTGGGGGCCGGAACCTGCTCGCCGTCCACTGCCGTCAGAACGGCGGCGGCCAGTACATCGACGTCGGGATCGTCGAGCGCCCGGGCCGGCCGACGGCGGCGCGCTGA
- a CDS encoding Uma2 family endonuclease, protein MGTITLEQDASRAAGEAPTTLALPRSVRLVVDADDFATLCAANRDLRLERAADGGLIAMTPASSDGGGRNAELTIQLGIWNKASRLGKVFDSSTGFTLPDGAIRAPDVSWIARERWDRVPAEDRRRFAHVVPDFAVELRSPSDAIKDMRVKMAEYLAHGVRLGWLIDPETQTVEIHRPGRDVETLTKPTTLPGEDVLPGFTLDLKGVLFD, encoded by the coding sequence ATGGGAACCATCACCCTCGAACAGGATGCTTCCAGGGCCGCGGGCGAGGCCCCGACGACCCTGGCGCTCCCGCGCTCCGTCCGGCTCGTGGTCGACGCCGACGACTTCGCGACGCTTTGCGCGGCCAATCGCGACCTCCGGCTCGAACGGGCCGCCGACGGAGGACTGATCGCCATGACGCCCGCATCGTCCGACGGCGGCGGCCGCAACGCCGAGCTGACCATCCAACTCGGGATCTGGAACAAGGCGTCCCGACTCGGCAAGGTCTTCGATTCGTCGACGGGTTTCACCCTCCCCGACGGCGCGATCCGCGCACCGGACGTCTCCTGGATCGCACGCGAACGCTGGGATCGCGTCCCGGCGGAGGACCGCCGGCGGTTCGCCCACGTCGTCCCCGACTTCGCCGTCGAACTGCGCTCGCCCAGCGACGCGATCAAGGACATGCGCGTCAAGATGGCCGAGTACCTCGCCCACGGCGTGCGGCTCGGCTGGCTGATCGACCCGGAGACGCAGACGGTCGAGATCCACCGCCCCGGCCGCGACGTCGAGACGCTGACGAAACCGACGACGCTCCCCGGCGAGGACGTCCTGCCCGGCTTCACCCTCGACCTGAAGGGCGTCCTCTTCGATTGA
- a CDS encoding 3-keto-disaccharide hydrolase, with amino-acid sequence MIQKHPHLTLALMAMSAAFATRPAAAEEPAFQALFNGKDLSGWHGESTIDPRKFKAMSPDEQKAKLAADAADAAQHWKAADAEIVNDGHGVFLATDKEYGDVELFLDFKIGPMGDSGVYLRGTPQIQIWDFREEAGKHSLGAGKGSGGLWNNSAGAPGKDPLVFADNPIGEWNTLRVVQVGARTTIYLNGKLVVQDAVMENYWDRKTPLAAVGPIQLQTHGSETRFRNIKIREIAPAEANAYLAKLDTAVGGFVELFDGKDLAGWKGPVDNYEVVDGAIRCKPEHGGTIYYDKEYGDFVALVEFRLPPGGNNGLAIRYPGQGDAAYQGMTELQVLDDGHEKYGKLDPRQAHGSAYGQVAAQRGYLRPVGEWNYEKVTVKGPKIQVELNGTTILDADLSTVKEFMANSPHPGKDLKKGYFGFAGHNDPVEFRAISLKPLD; translated from the coding sequence GTGATCCAAAAGCACCCCCACCTGACGCTCGCCCTGATGGCGATGTCGGCGGCCTTCGCGACGCGGCCCGCCGCCGCCGAGGAGCCCGCCTTCCAGGCCCTGTTCAACGGCAAGGACCTCTCCGGCTGGCACGGCGAGTCGACGATCGACCCGCGCAAGTTCAAGGCGATGAGCCCCGACGAGCAGAAGGCCAAGCTCGCCGCCGACGCCGCCGACGCCGCCCAGCACTGGAAGGCGGCCGACGCCGAGATCGTCAACGACGGCCACGGCGTCTTCCTCGCGACCGACAAGGAGTACGGCGACGTCGAGCTGTTCCTCGACTTCAAGATCGGCCCGATGGGCGACAGCGGCGTCTACCTCCGCGGCACGCCCCAGATCCAGATCTGGGACTTCCGCGAGGAGGCCGGCAAGCACAGCCTCGGTGCCGGCAAGGGCTCGGGCGGCCTCTGGAACAACTCCGCCGGCGCGCCCGGCAAGGACCCGCTGGTCTTCGCCGACAACCCGATCGGCGAGTGGAACACGCTGCGGGTCGTCCAGGTCGGCGCCCGCACCACGATCTACCTGAACGGCAAGCTGGTCGTCCAGGACGCGGTCATGGAGAACTACTGGGACCGCAAGACCCCGCTGGCCGCCGTCGGCCCGATCCAGCTCCAGACCCACGGCAGCGAGACCCGCTTCCGCAACATCAAGATCCGCGAGATCGCCCCGGCCGAGGCGAACGCCTACCTCGCCAAGCTCGACACCGCCGTCGGCGGCTTCGTCGAGCTGTTCGACGGCAAGGACCTCGCCGGCTGGAAGGGCCCGGTCGACAACTACGAGGTCGTCGACGGCGCCATCCGCTGCAAGCCCGAGCACGGCGGCACGATCTACTACGACAAGGAGTACGGCGACTTCGTCGCCCTCGTCGAGTTCCGCCTGCCCCCCGGCGGCAACAACGGCCTGGCCATCCGCTACCCCGGCCAGGGCGACGCCGCCTACCAGGGCATGACCGAGCTGCAGGTCCTCGACGACGGCCATGAGAAGTACGGCAAGCTCGACCCCCGCCAGGCCCACGGCTCCGCCTACGGCCAGGTCGCCGCGCAGCGCGGCTACCTCCGCCCCGTCGGCGAGTGGAACTACGAGAAGGTGACGGTCAAGGGCCCGAAGATCCAGGTCGAGCTCAACGGCACGACGATCCTCGACGCCGACCTGAGCACCGTCAAGGAGTTCATGGCCAACTCCCCGCACCCCGGCAAGGACCTCAAAAAGGGCTACTTCGGCTTCGCCGGCCACAACGACCCGGTCGAGTTCCGCGCCATCTCGCTGAAGCCGCTGGACTGA